A stretch of the Mycobacterium shigaense genome encodes the following:
- a CDS encoding FAD/NAD(P)-binding protein produces the protein MPTYAWTVIGAGPAGIAAVGRLLDHGISPAKIAWIDPAFAVGDLGGKWRPISSNTIAATFLSFLNASSAFRFSEAPPTPLQEVDPRETCALALVAEPLVWVTEQLREQVHIFQTTATSLSLRQRRWTIETALDDVRSENVVLAVGAVPKRLHHPHLKEIPVEVALDPEKLAAERLDGATVAVFGSSHSSMIALPHLLRHPVEKVVNFYRSPLRYAVYLDDWILFDDTGLKGRAAEWARENIDGQYPEKLDRYWVSGPEFEQKLAACDHVVYTVGFERRKLPETPQWGQLDYNQQNGIIAPGLFGLGIAFPEHAKDPYGFGQYRVGLKKFMDYLDSILPLWLRYGP, from the coding sequence ATGCCGACTTACGCGTGGACAGTTATCGGGGCCGGGCCCGCCGGAATTGCCGCGGTGGGACGGCTGCTCGATCACGGGATCTCGCCGGCGAAGATCGCATGGATCGACCCCGCGTTCGCGGTGGGCGACCTCGGCGGGAAATGGCGGCCGATTTCAAGTAACACCATCGCCGCGACATTCCTGAGTTTCCTCAACGCCTCCTCGGCGTTCCGCTTCTCCGAGGCGCCGCCCACGCCGCTGCAAGAGGTCGATCCCCGGGAAACGTGTGCGCTGGCCCTGGTCGCCGAGCCGTTGGTCTGGGTCACCGAACAACTGCGCGAACAGGTGCACATTTTTCAGACGACGGCGACGTCGCTGTCGCTACGGCAGCGGCGGTGGACGATCGAAACGGCGCTCGATGACGTCCGCTCCGAAAATGTCGTCCTCGCCGTGGGCGCCGTCCCCAAGAGACTTCACCATCCCCATCTCAAAGAGATCCCCGTCGAAGTGGCGCTGGATCCCGAGAAACTGGCCGCGGAGCGACTCGACGGCGCGACGGTCGCGGTCTTCGGCTCGTCGCACTCGTCGATGATCGCGTTGCCGCACCTGCTGCGACACCCCGTCGAGAAAGTGGTCAACTTTTATCGCAGCCCGCTCAGGTACGCCGTGTATCTAGACGACTGGATCCTGTTCGACGACACCGGCCTCAAGGGGCGAGCGGCCGAATGGGCCCGGGAGAATATTGATGGTCAGTATCCGGAGAAACTCGACAGATACTGGGTGTCCGGGCCCGAATTCGAACAAAAACTCGCCGCCTGCGATCACGTTGTTTACACGGTCGGATTCGAACGGCGAAAATTGCCGGAGACACCGCAGTGGGGACAACTGGACTACAACCAGCAAAACGGGATCATCGCCCCCGGCCTGTTCGGTCTGGGCATCGCCTTTCCCGAACATGCGAAAGATCCGTACGGGTTTGGCCAATACCGGGTGGGCCTGAAGAAGTTCATGGACTACCTGGATTCGATTCTGCCGCTGTGGTTGCGCTACGGCCCGTGA
- a CDS encoding acyl-CoA thioesterase: MTVGFVAPVPVRWSDIDMYQHVNHATMVTILEEARVPFLKPAFEIDILEIGLLIADVRVTYKAQLKLVDSPLQVTVWTKQLRTVDFTLGYEVRSVGADPQSKPAVTAESQLAAVHIHEQRLVRLTPHHREYLQRWLRE; encoded by the coding sequence GTGACCGTCGGTTTCGTCGCCCCGGTGCCGGTGCGCTGGTCGGACATCGACATGTACCAGCATGTCAACCACGCCACCATGGTCACGATCCTGGAAGAGGCGCGGGTCCCGTTCCTCAAGCCCGCCTTCGAGATCGACATCCTGGAGATCGGGCTGCTGATCGCCGACGTCCGGGTCACCTACAAGGCGCAACTGAAGTTGGTCGATTCGCCACTGCAGGTGACGGTGTGGACCAAGCAGCTGCGGACGGTGGACTTCACGCTCGGCTACGAGGTGCGTTCGGTCGGTGCCGATCCGCAGTCCAAGCCGGCCGTCACCGCCGAGTCACAGCTGGCCGCGGTGCACATCCACGAGCAACGGCTGGTGCGGTTGACGCCACATCACCGGGAATACTTGCAGCGGTGGCTTCGGGAATAG
- a CDS encoding NAD-glutamate dehydrogenase, whose product MTIDSRANQDTTPWTSFTRSSDIPDWITNAYVESYRGPRGDEPGGGETGTINLTIPAMMVTPAMLSAHYRLGECRPQGSNCVCVHPADDPAGFGPALQVVTDHGGMLMDSVMVLLHRLGVGYAGIMNPVFAVRRNPAGELLSVEPKAPGTSQYEGEAWIHVQLLPSVDSHALAEVAELLPKVLTDVRQVATDAATIIAALSNLAAAVEANVDDHFAAPDREDVAALLRWLDQGNFLLLGYQRCKVDDGHVVSDGSPGLGVLRNRPGSRPRLTDDTKLLVLAQAAVGSYLRYGAYPYAIAVREYADDGDTGVIEHRFVGLFTVAAMNEDVLEIPTISRRVREALAMADNDAAHPGQLLLDVIQTVPRPELFTLSAERLFTMAKAVVDLGSRRQALLFLRTDRLQYFVSCLVYVPRDRYTTAVRLQIEDILVREFGGTRLEFTARVSESPWALMHFMVRLPEDAPQVDISESNRIRIQSLLSEAARTWSDRLIGAAITRSVPQAVAEHYAAAFSEAYKSAITPSDALEHIAIIERLADDSVKLVFSDRGEQESAQLTWFLGGRTASLSQLLPMLQSMGVVVLEERPFTVTRPDELPVWIYQFKIQPHPTIKLAATQAERDEMAERFADAVTAIWQGRVEVDRFNELVMRAGLTWHQVVLLRAYAKYLRQANFPYSQSYIESVLNEHASTARSLVLLFEALFDPRASGSPTSRDAQSAAAAVAADIDALVGLDTDRILRAFASLVQATLRTNYFVTREGSARVRNVLSIKLDAQLVDELPLPRPKYEIFVYSPRVEGVHLRFGPVARGGLRWSDRRDDFRTEILGLVKAQAVKNAVIVPVGAKGGFVLKRPPLPTGDPAVDRDANRAEGVACYQLFISGLLDVTDNVDHATGKVSAPTEVIRRDGDDAYLVVAADKGTATFSDIANDVAKSYGFWLGDAFASGGSVGYDHKAMGITAKGAWEAVKRHFREMGVDTQSEDFTVVGIGDMSGDVFGNAMLLSKHIRLIAAFDHRHVFLDPEPDAASSWVERQRMFDLPRSSWDDYDKSLISEGGGVYSREQKAIPISPQVRRALGIDEDVDEMAPPNLIKAILLAPVDLLFNGGIGTYIKAETESDANVGDRANDPVRVNANQLRAKVIGEGGNLGVTALGRVEFDLSGGRINTDAMDNSAGVDCSDHEVNIKILIDRLVTAGKVKPEERTALLESMTAEVARLVLTDNQDQNDLIGTSRANAASLLPVHALQIKYLEGRGLNRELEALPSEKEIQRRTEIGIGLTSPELSTLMAHVKLTLKEEMLTTEMAEQDVFASRLPQYFPTPLRERFTPEIRTHQLRREIVATMLINDLVDTGGISYAFRITEDVGVGPLDAVRTYVATDAIFGVGEIWRRIRAADIPVELSDRMTLDTRRLIDRAGRWLLNYRPQPLAVGAEINRFAAKVKALTPRMSEWLRGDDKAIVEQEAAEFAAAGAPTDLAYLVAAGLYRFSLLDIIEIADITEVETADVADTYFALMDRLGTDGLLTSISELPRYDRWHSLARLAIRDDIYSSLRSLCFDVLAVGEPDESGEEKIAEWEHISASRVDRARRTLDEIYASGAKDLATLSVAARQIRRMTRTSGRGSSG is encoded by the coding sequence ATGACGATCGATTCCAGAGCGAATCAGGACACCACGCCGTGGACCTCCTTCACCAGAAGCTCCGACATCCCCGACTGGATCACCAACGCCTACGTCGAAAGCTATCGAGGTCCGCGCGGCGACGAACCGGGCGGTGGCGAAACCGGCACCATCAACCTGACCATCCCCGCCATGATGGTGACGCCGGCCATGCTGAGTGCGCACTATCGGCTCGGGGAGTGCCGGCCGCAGGGCTCCAACTGCGTGTGCGTCCACCCGGCCGACGATCCCGCCGGTTTCGGGCCGGCGCTGCAGGTCGTCACCGATCACGGCGGCATGCTGATGGACTCCGTCATGGTGTTGCTGCACCGGCTGGGGGTCGGCTACGCGGGCATCATGAACCCGGTGTTCGCGGTGCGCCGCAACCCGGCCGGAGAATTGCTCAGCGTCGAACCGAAAGCACCCGGCACCTCGCAGTACGAAGGCGAGGCGTGGATCCACGTCCAGCTGTTGCCGTCCGTCGACAGCCACGCCCTGGCCGAGGTCGCTGAGCTGCTGCCCAAGGTGCTGACCGATGTCCGGCAGGTCGCCACCGACGCCGCGACCATCATCGCCGCCCTGAGCAATCTGGCCGCGGCGGTCGAGGCTAACGTCGACGACCACTTTGCGGCGCCCGACCGCGAGGATGTCGCGGCCCTGCTGCGCTGGTTGGATCAAGGCAACTTCCTGTTACTGGGTTACCAGCGGTGCAAGGTGGACGACGGCCACGTCGTCAGCGACGGGTCGCCCGGGCTCGGTGTCCTGCGCAACCGGCCGGGCTCGCGCCCCCGGCTGACCGACGACACCAAGCTGCTGGTGCTCGCCCAGGCCGCCGTCGGCAGCTACCTGCGTTACGGGGCCTATCCGTACGCCATCGCGGTCCGGGAATACGCCGACGACGGCGACACCGGCGTCATCGAGCACCGCTTCGTCGGGCTCTTCACCGTCGCCGCGATGAACGAGGACGTCCTGGAGATCCCGACGATCTCGCGGCGGGTCCGCGAGGCGCTCGCGATGGCCGACAACGACGCCGCCCACCCGGGTCAGCTGCTGCTCGACGTCATCCAAACCGTCCCGCGCCCCGAGCTTTTCACGCTCAGCGCCGAACGGCTTTTCACGATGGCCAAGGCCGTGGTGGACCTGGGCTCGCGCCGCCAGGCGTTGCTGTTCCTGCGCACCGACCGGCTGCAGTACTTCGTCTCCTGCCTGGTCTACGTGCCCCGCGACCGGTACACCACGGCGGTGCGCTTACAGATCGAGGACATCCTGGTTCGCGAATTTGGCGGTACGCGACTGGAATTCACCGCCCGCGTCAGTGAATCGCCCTGGGCGCTGATGCATTTCATGGTCCGGCTGCCCGAAGATGCGCCCCAGGTCGACATCTCGGAATCCAACCGCATCCGGATCCAGAGCTTGCTCAGCGAGGCCGCGCGCACTTGGTCGGACCGCCTCATCGGCGCGGCTATCACGCGCTCGGTCCCGCAGGCCGTCGCCGAGCATTACGCCGCGGCGTTCTCCGAGGCGTACAAATCCGCGATCACCCCGTCCGACGCCCTCGAGCACATCGCGATCATCGAGCGGCTGGCCGACGATTCGGTGAAGCTGGTGTTCTCCGACCGCGGTGAGCAGGAATCCGCCCAGCTGACGTGGTTTTTGGGTGGGCGCACCGCCTCGCTGAGTCAGCTGCTGCCGATGCTGCAGAGCATGGGCGTGGTGGTGCTCGAGGAGCGACCTTTCACCGTCACCCGGCCCGACGAATTGCCGGTGTGGATCTATCAATTCAAGATTCAACCGCACCCGACCATCAAGCTGGCTGCCACGCAGGCCGAACGCGACGAGATGGCTGAGCGGTTCGCCGACGCGGTCACCGCGATCTGGCAGGGCCGCGTCGAGGTCGACCGGTTCAACGAGCTGGTGATGCGCGCGGGGCTCACCTGGCATCAGGTCGTGCTGCTGCGCGCCTACGCAAAGTACTTGCGGCAGGCCAACTTTCCGTACAGCCAGTCCTACATCGAATCGGTGCTCAACGAACACGCGTCCACCGCACGGTCGCTGGTGCTGCTGTTCGAGGCGCTTTTCGACCCGCGTGCCTCGGGATCGCCGACGAGCCGCGACGCGCAATCCGCCGCGGCCGCGGTCGCCGCGGACATCGACGCGCTGGTAGGCCTGGACACCGACCGGATTCTGCGGGCCTTCGCGTCCCTGGTGCAGGCCACGCTGCGGACCAATTACTTTGTGACACGCGAAGGCTCGGCCCGGGTCCGCAATGTGTTGTCGATCAAGCTGGACGCGCAGCTGGTCGACGAACTGCCGCTGCCGCGACCGAAATACGAGATCTTCGTGTACTCCCCGCGTGTCGAGGGCGTGCACCTGAGGTTCGGGCCGGTGGCGCGTGGCGGTCTGCGGTGGTCGGACCGTCGCGACGACTTCCGCACCGAGATCCTGGGCCTGGTCAAGGCGCAGGCGGTGAAGAACGCCGTCATCGTGCCGGTCGGCGCCAAGGGCGGCTTCGTCCTCAAGCGCCCGCCGTTGCCCACCGGAGACCCCGCCGTCGACCGCGACGCCAACCGGGCCGAGGGCGTCGCCTGCTACCAGCTCTTCATCTCCGGCCTGCTGGACGTCACCGACAACGTCGACCACGCAACCGGAAAGGTCAGTGCGCCAACGGAAGTCATCCGCCGCGACGGAGACGACGCGTATCTGGTGGTAGCCGCCGACAAGGGCACCGCGACCTTCTCCGACATCGCCAACGACGTCGCCAAGTCCTACGGCTTCTGGCTGGGCGACGCGTTCGCCTCCGGCGGGTCGGTCGGCTACGACCACAAGGCCATGGGCATCACCGCCAAGGGCGCGTGGGAGGCCGTCAAGCGGCACTTCCGGGAGATGGGCGTGGACACCCAGAGCGAGGACTTCACCGTCGTCGGCATCGGCGACATGAGCGGTGACGTGTTCGGCAACGCCATGCTGCTGAGCAAACACATCCGGTTGATCGCCGCGTTCGATCACCGGCACGTCTTCCTCGACCCCGAGCCCGACGCCGCGTCGTCCTGGGTGGAACGTCAACGGATGTTCGACCTGCCGCGCTCCAGCTGGGACGACTACGACAAGTCGCTGATCAGCGAGGGCGGCGGGGTGTACAGCCGCGAGCAGAAGGCCATCCCGATCAGCCCGCAGGTGCGCCGGGCACTGGGCATCGACGAAGACGTCGACGAGATGGCGCCGCCCAACCTGATCAAGGCGATCCTGCTGGCGCCGGTGGACCTGTTGTTCAACGGCGGCATCGGCACCTACATCAAGGCGGAAACGGAATCCGACGCCAACGTCGGCGACCGCGCCAACGACCCGGTGCGAGTCAACGCAAACCAGTTGCGCGCCAAGGTGATCGGCGAAGGTGGCAATCTCGGGGTCACGGCGCTGGGCCGCGTCGAGTTCGATCTGTCGGGCGGGCGGATCAACACCGACGCGATGGACAACTCCGCCGGTGTGGACTGCTCGGACCACGAGGTCAACATCAAGATCCTGATCGACAGGCTGGTTACCGCGGGCAAGGTCAAGCCCGAGGAGCGCACTGCGCTGCTCGAGTCGATGACCGCCGAGGTCGCGCGCTTGGTGCTGACCGACAACCAGGATCAGAACGATCTGATCGGCACCAGCCGGGCCAACGCGGCCAGCCTGCTCCCGGTGCACGCGTTGCAGATCAAGTACCTGGAGGGACGCGGGCTCAACCGCGAACTGGAGGCGCTGCCGTCCGAGAAGGAAATTCAGCGGCGGACCGAGATCGGGATCGGGCTCACCTCGCCGGAGCTTTCGACGTTGATGGCGCATGTGAAGCTGACCCTCAAAGAGGAGATGCTGACCACCGAAATGGCCGAGCAGGACGTGTTCGCGTCCCGGCTGCCGCAGTATTTCCCGACGCCGCTGCGCGAGCGGTTCACCCCGGAGATCCGCACGCACCAGCTGCGCCGCGAGATCGTCGCGACGATGCTGATCAACGATCTGGTGGACACCGGCGGGATCAGCTATGCCTTCCGGATCACCGAGGACGTCGGAGTCGGGCCGCTCGACGCGGTCCGCACCTACGTCGCTACCGACGCCATCTTCGGCGTCGGCGAGATTTGGCGCCGGATCCGGGCCGCGGACATCCCGGTGGAACTGTCCGACCGGATGACCCTGGACACCCGGCGGCTGATCGACCGCGCCGGACGGTGGCTACTCAACTACCGCCCGCAGCCACTGGCGGTCGGGGCCGAAATCAACCGGTTCGCCGCCAAAGTCAAAGCACTGACCCCGCGGATGTCGGAATGGCTGCGTGGCGACGACAAGGCGATCGTCGAGCAGGAGGCCGCAGAATTCGCCGCGGCGGGCGCGCCGACGGACCTGGCCTACCTGGTGGCGGCCGGGCTGTACCGTTTCAGCCTGCTCGACATCATCGAGATCGCCGACATCACCGAGGTCGAGACCGCCGACGTCGCCGACACATATTTCGCGCTGATGGATCGGCTGGGTACCGACGGCCTGCTGACCTCGATATCCGAGCTGCCTCGCTACGACCGCTGGCATTCGCTGGCGCGCTTGGCCATTCGCGACGACATCTACTCCTCGCTGCGCTCATTGTGTTTCGACGTGCTGGCGGTCGGGGAGCCTGACGAAAGTGGGGAAGAAAAGATCGCCGAATGGGAACACATCAGCGCCTCCCGGGTGGACCGCGCTCGCCGCACCCTCGACGAGATCTACGCCAGCGGCGCCAAGGACCTCGCGACGCTGTCGGTGGCCGCGCGGCAGATCCGGCGCATGACCCGCACTAGCGGACGTGGGTCGTCCGGGTGA